A genome region from Littorina saxatilis isolate snail1 unplaced genomic scaffold, US_GU_Lsax_2.0 scaffold_123, whole genome shotgun sequence includes the following:
- the LOC138956534 gene encoding uncharacterized protein: MRIANIQRVMQNINIRNICIHINNINIISITTVLHHSVFTSLFTTIITPVTHSIFITTVIHSIFTSLNTTISTTVIHSVFIPLITTITTTVIPSICTSLITTIITTVIPSICTSLITTIITTVIHSIFTSLITTIITTSFTTVFTSLITIINITVLHHYVLTSLLTTITVTVLYHSSSPPSSPPPL, encoded by the exons ATGCGCATTGCCAACATCCAGAGAGTCATGCAAAATATAAACATCAGAAACATTTGCAtacacatcaacaacatcaacatcatcagtatcaccacagtccttcaccactctgtcttcacctccctctttaccaccatcatcaccccaGTCACTCACTCTATCTtcatcaccacagtcattcactctattttcacctctctcaacaccaccatctccaccacagtcattcactctgtcttcatccctctcatcaccaccatcaccaccacagtcattcctTCTATctgcacctctctcatcaccaccatcatcaccacagtcattcCCTCTATCTGCACCTCTcttatcaccaccatcatcaccacagtcattcactctatcttcacctctctcatcaccactatcatcaccaca tccttcaccactgtcttcacctctcttatcACCATCATCAACATCACAGTCCTCCACCATTATGTTTTGACCTCCCTCCTCACCACCATCACCGTCACAGTCCTTTACCACTCGtcttcacctccctcttcaccacCACCCCTATAG